In one window of Euwallacea similis isolate ESF13 chromosome 4, ESF131.1, whole genome shotgun sequence DNA:
- the kek3 gene encoding uncharacterized protein kek3, whose protein sequence is MHNSTLSFFLVLIVLATPTSMAECPRLCECKWKSGKESVVCTAANFTSIPGNLDSGTQILDLTDNTITIVRNHEFMKAGLMNLQKIYLTKCRLKSIEKWAFKDLINLVELDLSNNLLTSIPAVSFEAISELRELRLNGNPIMEIFRNSFVAVPQLVRLEMSGCKVSFIETDSFLGLNDSLEWLKLDNNKLNEVDAAAFTILQNLHGMELAGNPWNCSCKLRELREWMLKQNVPYDIPPVCYNPRRLQGKSWKLLDLDEFACPPKIYPGEIKAQGVEGKNVTISCKIAGIPTPNVKWLLRNRLITNLSGSPSSQKKLYMVSQKSNSSELTINSAEIQDAGSYMCAAENKAGRAEAVVTLIVTKDTSNHKFSTKILLVSVLLGVTLTFFCCLLTACFVSVRKKRLLKWHSSECRREDNYEKIEMKSQVCHRNLNGGVNREESVAVGKKNGDYRVVPATDTENENEEEEESTLEGTTPGTSSMEKPGEGLSKNNGLNDTYSISQTSRDTISRTCNLTSGTYKYDPFESALTTVAPSWKPPTGLTTIYTTASCIREVPDVIGHSSYGPCASSRTQSESGSASDINELFCTLPRKSRYRSSDSQTALLPESRCGSDSSSDSFARRLSVEMQRYPAGRAKIAKPSGSLLNLARDSATPLLDVRGLENRLQKSPAGVNPYDYRAAQLEKFLEEYRVLQKELTKMKQTCDSICQEQLRENVSPCTMSGGASSANLNNQVNSPNSNSIQDSVDFKNFENELTKYLMSRSPSTAKNFPSAALHN, encoded by the exons ATGCACAATTCCACCCTCAGCTTCTTCTTGGTACTGATAGTTCTGGCAACCCCCACTTCGATGGCCGAGTGTCCCAGATTATGCGAGTGCAAATGGAAGAGCGGCAAGGAATCTGTTGTTTGCACAGCTGCCAATTTCACCTCAATTCCTGGAAATCTGGATAGTGGGACTCAGATTTTGGACCTAACTGATAACACCATTACTATCGTAAGGAACCACGAATTTATGAAGGCAGGTTTGATGAACTTGCAGAAGATTTACTTAACTAAATGTCGGCTTAAATCAATAGAGAAGTGGGCGTTTAaagacttaattaatttagtcGAATTGGATTTGAGTAACAACTTACTGACGTCAATACCCGCAGTGAGCTTTGAGGCGATTTCCGAACTCAGGGAGTTGAGACTCAATGGAAATCCtataatggaaatattcagAAACTCATTCGTGGCAGTTCCCCAATTGGTGCGATTAGAAATGTCTGGATGCAAAGTGAGTTTCATCGAAACCGACTCGTTTTTGGGTTTAAATGACTCTTTAGAGTGGCTTAAGCTGGATAACAACAAACTCAATGAAGTAGACGCTGCAGCTTTTACAATATTGCAAAATCTCCACGGGATGGAACTGGCAGGAAATCCTTGGAATTGCTCTTGCAAACTTAGAGAATTAAGGGAGTGGATGCTAAAACAAAATGTTCCATATGACATTCCTCCAGTTTGCTACAATCCTCGGAGGCTTCAGGGAAAGTCCTGGAAACTGCTAGATTTGGACGAATTTGCTTGTCCTCCCAAGATTTATCCAGGTGAAATTAAAGCTCAAGGGGTCGAAGGCAAGAACGTCACAATTTCCTGCAAAATCGCAGGAATTCCCACTCCTAATGTCAAGTGGCTGCTAAGAAATCGCCTAATCACAAACTTGAGTGGTTCCCCCTCTTCTCAAAAGAAATTGTACATGGTAAGCCAAAAAAGCAACTCGAGCGAGCTTACAATTAACAGTGCGGAAATCCAGGATGCTGGAAGTTACATGTGCGCAGCTGAGAACAAGGCTGGAAGAGCTGAGGCTGTGGTGACTCTAATTGTGACTAAAGACACTTCAAATCATAAATTCTCCACTAAAATTCTCCTAGTGAGTGTGCTTCTAGGGGTAACTTTAACCTTCTTTTGCTGCCTTTTAACCGCGTGTTTTGTAAGTGTGAGGAAGAAAAGATTGTTGAAGTGGCACAGTTCCGAGTGCCGACGAGAGGACAACTATGAGAAGATAGAAATGAAGTCTCAGGTGTGCCATAGGAACTTAAACGGGGGTGTAAATAGGGAAGAATCGGTGGCAGTGGGGAAGAAAAATGGGGATTATCGGGTGGTTCCTGCTACAGATACTGAAAATGAGAatgaggaggaggaggagagTACTTTGGAGGGTACCACTCCAGGGACATCCTCTATGGAGAAGCCTGGTGAGGGTTTGAGCAAGAATAACGGGCTAAATGATACGTACTCCATTAGCCAGACATCTAG agACACTATCAGCAGGACATGCAATTTAACGTCTGGTACATATAAATATGACCCCTTTGAGAGCGCTTTGACAACAGTGGCCCCCTCTTGGAAGCCTCCCACGGGGCTCACCACCATTTACACCACTGCCAGCTGTATCCGAGAAGTGCCCGACGTCATCGGTCACTCCAGCTACGGGCCCTGTGCCTCCAGTAGGACTCAAAGTGAAAGCGGGAGTGCCAGTGACATAAACGAGCTTTTTTGTACGTTGCCTCGAAAAAGTCGCTATAGAAGTAGCGATAGCCAGACTGCCTTATTGCCGGAGAGTCGCTGTGGCAGCGACAGCAGCTCTGACAGTTTTGCTCGTCGACTGTCAGTAGAAATGCAACGATATCCCGCAGGGCGCGCTAAAATCGCCAAACCTAGCGGAAGTTTACTGAACCTCGCAAGAGACTCAGCAACCCCCTTATTGGACGTAAGAGGTTTGGAAAATCGGTTGCAAAAGTCCCCGGCAGGGGTTAATCCTTACGACTACAGGGCGGCGCAATTGGAAAAGTTCCTGGAAGAGTACAGGGTGCTCCAAAAAGAGCTGACTAAAATGAAGCAGACTTGCGACAGTATCTGTCAGGAACAATTGCGGGAGAATGTTTCGCCCTGTACTATGTCGGGGGGTGCTTCTTCGGCTAATTTGAATAATCAAGTTAATTCGCCAAATTCGAACTCCATTCAGGATTCggttgattttaaaaatttcgagaaCGAACTAACCAAATATTTGATGTCGCGTAGCCCTTCGACGGCGAAAAATTTCCCTTCGGCTGCTTTACATAATTAG